A genomic region of Gossypium hirsutum isolate 1008001.06 chromosome D01, Gossypium_hirsutum_v2.1, whole genome shotgun sequence contains the following coding sequences:
- the LOC121213677 gene encoding tryptophan aminotransferase-related protein 4 — MVKSVYVASLASSMVVNLLFMIINIYVGGEWSLSWSSKAEAEAEAVSEIACSGHRRAYLDGLVGDGNEPVCECNTCYTGPNCSHFIPHCTADADSGDPLFLEPFWMQHSTSSALVVSGWHRMSYSFNDNTLISQHLESLIRKLHAFVGTAVTQDRYIVFGAGSTQVLRAAAYALSLANSSSSHSPTRVVASVPYYVLYKQQVEYFNSEKFKYEGDAHTWRNRSESDASTNVIEFVTSPNNPDGLLNKAVLHGPNAKTIYDRAYYWPHFTPIPAPADEDLMVFTLSKLTGHAGSRFGWAVVKDETVFNKMVLHMQVNSIGVSKDTQLRAFKLLKAILEEGTQIFDFAYQTMKSKWERLATTLSLSNRFSLQKINPQYCFFYNKVRESSPAYAWVKCEKEEDKGCYAVLKAATIIGRKGNVFGSEDNYVRLSLVRSQDDLDILIQRLQKLVSEEDGAISM; from the exons ATGGTTAAGAGTGTGTATGTGGCATCTCTGGCTTCCTCTATGGTTGTCAATCTGTTGTTTATGATCATCAATATATATGTGGGTGGTGAATGGAGCCTGAGTTGGAGCTCAAAAGCTGAAGCTGAAGCTGAAGCAGTGTCAGAAATAGCCTGCTCAGGGCATAGAAGAGCTTACCTGGATGGTTTAGTTGGTGATGGAAATGAACCAGTTTGTGAATGCAACACATGTTACACAGGCCCTAACTGCTCTCACTTTATACCTCACTGCACAGCGGATGCTGATAG TGGAGATCCATTATTTCTGGAACCCTTTTGGATGCAACATTCAACTAGTAGTGCACTGGTAGTATCAGGGTGGCATCGAATGAGCTATAGCTTTAATGATAACACTCTCATCTCACAACATCTGGAAAGCCTCATCCGCAAACTACACGCATTCGTAGGGACTGCAGTCACACAAGATAGATATATCGTTTTCGGTGCCGGTTCAACCCAAGTCCTTAGAGCCGCAGCTTACGCATTGTCTCTTGCAAATTCAAGCTCCTCCCACTCACCTACACGAGTTGTTGCTTCAGTCCCTTACTACGTG CTCTACAAACAACAAGTTGAATATTTTAATTCCGAAAAGTTCAAGTATGAAGGAGATGCTCATACATGGAGGAATAGATCAGAGTCAGATGCTAGTACAAATGTGATTGAGTTTGTAACCTCACCAAACAATCCTGATGGACTGTTAAACAAAGCTGTTCTTCATGGCCCTAATGCCAAAACAATTTATGACCGTGCTTATTATTGGCCACATTTCACACCAATTCCAGCTCCTGCTGATGAAGATCTCATGGTGTTTACACTTTCCAAACTTACTGGTCATGCTGGTAGCAGATTTGg GTGGGCAGTGGTAAAGGATGAAACTGTGTTTAACAAAATGGTATTACACATGCAAGTCAATTCCATAGGTGTTTCAAAAGATACTCAGTTAAGAGCATTTAAGCTTTTGAAAGCAATCCTAGAAGAGGGAACCCAAATATTTGACTTCGCATACCAGACAATGAAGAGCAAATGGGAAAGATTGGCCACCACCTTATCCTTGTCGAACCGCTTCTCTCTTCAGAAAATTAATCCTCAATACTGCTTTTTTTACAATAAAGTCAGAGAGTCTTCTCCAG CTTATGCATGGGTAAAATGCGAGAAGGAAGAAGATAAGGGCTGTTATGCAGTTCTCAAGGCAGCTACTATCATTGGTCGTAAAGGAAATGTGTTTGGTTCAGAAGATAACTATGTTCGACTCAGCCTGGTCCGAAGCCAAGATGATTTGGATATATTAATACAACGTTTACAAAAATTAGTCTCAGAGGAAGACGGAGCCATAAGTATGTGA